A part of Miscanthus floridulus cultivar M001 chromosome 6, ASM1932011v1, whole genome shotgun sequence genomic DNA contains:
- the LOC136458137 gene encoding transcription factor TIP2-like: MYHPQCELLMAHETPDLDAAGQPHLAISGVESIPAELSFHLLHSLDASEAVNNSVTPQSTIDYFLGVGGADPHQPAAMQYEPLPGPGHHQHTMNMLRDYCGNGGADHYTTAEPYLRGMRTGALVFGAADDDDSADAYMPGGPFVEISPPPRTTGGRKRGRALGGGSFHAGLANGVEKKEKQRRQRLTEKYTALLHLIPNVTKSDRATVISDAIEYIQELGRTVEELTLLVEKKRRRRELQGDVVDAAPAVVVAAIGGEAESSEGEVAPLPPPAVQRQPIRSTYILRRSKDTSVDVRIVEEDVNIKLTKRRRDGCLAAASRALDDLRLDLVHLSGGKIGDCHIYMFNTKIHKGSSVFASAVASRLMEVVDEY, from the exons ATGTATCACCCGCAGTGCGAGCTCCTGATGGCGCACGAAACCCCGGACCTGGACGCCGCCGGCCAGCCGCACCTCGCCATCTCCGGCGTCGAGAGCATCCCAGCAGAGCTGAGCTTCCACCTGCTCCACTCCCTCGACGCCTCCGAGGCGGTCAATAATTCCGTCACGCCACAGTCCACCATCGACtacttcctcggcgtcggcggcgcCGATCCTCACCAGCCGGCGGCCATGCAGTACGAGCCGCTGCCGGGCCCCGGGCACCACCAGCACACTATGAACATGCTGCGCGACTACTGCGGCAACGGCGGCGCCGACCACTATACCACCGCCGAGCCGTACCTCCGCGGGATGAGGACCGGCGCCCTCGTGTTCGGggccgccgacgacgacgactcGGCTGATGCCTACATGCCCGGCGGGCCATTTGTTGAGATCTCCCCGCCGCCACGGACCACCGGCGGCAGGAAGCGGGGCAGGGCGCTGGGCGGTGGTAGTTTCCATGCTGGGCTGGCCAACGGTGTCGAGAAGAAGGAGAAGCAGCGCCGGCAGCGGCTCACTGAGAAGTACACCGCCCTCCTGCACCTCATACCCAACGTTACAAAG TCTGATAGGGCGACGGTGATCTCGGACGCGATTGAGTACATCCAGGAGCTGGGGAGGACGGTGGAGGAGCTGACGCTGCTGGTGGAGAAGAAGCGGCGCCGGAGGGAGCTGCAAGGGGACGTGGTGGACGCGGCGCCCGCTGTGGTGGTCGCGGCCATCGGTGGTGAGGCGGAGAGCTCTGAGGGCGAGGTggcaccgctgccgccgccggccgTGCAGCGGCAGCCGATCCGGAGCACGTACATCCTGCGGCGGAGCAAGGACACGTCCGTGGACGTGCGGATCGTGGAGGAAGACGTGAACATCAAGCTCACCAAGCGCCGCCGCGATGGGTGCCTCGCGGCCGCGTCGCGCGCGCTGGACGACCTCCGCCTTGACCTCGTCCACCTCTCCGGCGGCAAGATCGGTGACTGCCACATCTATATGTTCAACACTAAG ATTCACAAGGGTTCTTCAGTGTTTGCGAGTGCAGTGGCCAGTAGACTGATGGAAGTGGTGGATGAGTACTAG